A segment of the Mycobacterium intracellulare ATCC 13950 genome:
TCAGTAGCGGAAGGGAAGTGCCCAATGAGAGGCGGACCGTCGATCAAGCATCTCGACGACGTACCGGCTGAGGAGATGCTGCGTTATGAGTTCGCAGATGGCCGTACGGCGTCGATATGGGAGAAGTGGATTGAGCTGTCTCCCCGGTACTTCGCGTTCTGGAACAAGTGGGACCCGGGGGCCATCTCCTCGCAGCACGGTCACACCGGCGATCACAGCAATTTCATCCTGGCCGGCGAGATCCGCTGCGGCGACGTGGTCGCCCGCGCAGGCACGCACATCATGCTTGAGTGGGGGGACGTATTCGGACCTTGGGAGGCCGGCCCGCAGGGGTGTGAACTGTATGGGTTCATCGCCGGTGAGGGACAACCGTTCGGCGGCGATACCGCCGCGTACGAGGCACTGCTCGAGGCGCGTGGCGCCCGGTCGGTACCGTTACCGATGCCAAAAAATCTACCGCCGTGGATACGTGCCAAACTGGGTGCCTCATTCACCTCATCGATTACCAACTGGGTGGCGTCGACCTGAGCCGCGCGGGTGTAGCGCCCGGTCGTCGGGTTAGTTGAGGGACGAGCCGGCATCAACCGTCACGTGCCGGCCGGTTATCGCTCGCGATTCGTCCGCCGCCAAGAATGCCACCGCGGCGGACGCATCCGTGTCAGCCCAGGTCGTAACAGGCCATGACATGGTGGAAAGCGACGCCGCGCCAACGCGATCAACGTCGAGCATGACGGGCCGATACAGCCGTCCGGCGTAGCCAGAGTCGTAGCCGTTCTCCGAACCGCTGGCGGTATTCACCCGAATACCAAGTGGCGCAAGCTGTTTAGCTAGCATCTGCACATACTGCGAAACCATCGACTGCGCGAGTTCATACGCCGCCCCGCCGGGTCCCTGCGGCCGATCGTGGAGAGGTCCTTGCGCCGACGATGAGGGACCAGAAGCGATAAGGGACGCGCCTTCGCTCAATCGTGGCATCGCGGCGCTGAAAGTGTTTACCACGCCGAGAAAGTCGACGTCGAACGTATCGATGAAGGCCGCGATCGGGGCTTCCGCCCGAGTTGGGGCGATGGCGGCGCTCGCGACGACGACGTCGAGCGCGCCGAGTTGCCGTACCGCGGTGTCGACTGCGATCTCCATTTCGGTTCGATCGCAGACATCGCAGCGGTACACCGCCGCTCGTCGGTCGAGCTTCTCGATCATGCAAGCGGTGCGGTCGAGGTCTTCGCTAGTGGCGAGCGGATAGTCACACGAAGGGATGTTGTCACACAGATCTACCAACATGATGTCTGCGCCTTCGCGGGCCAAACGTAGCGCGTGGCTTCGACCCCGTCCTCTGGCTGCACCGGTCACGAGCGCCACCTTGCCTGCCAGACGTCTGCTGATCATGTCGCTCCTCCCCAGAGCCATCCCGCGGTCGCGAGCGTCCCGGCAGTGTCCACGCACTTCAGCCGAGGAGATGACATCTCGCTTCCTTTCTCACGCTGCACTCGGTCGATGTGCCGCCAGATCGTCCGGTCACGTGCCCAGCGGACCTCGTATGTGAGACCGCATCGCCTCAGCCGAGTGATCCCTCGGCGGGCGGATAAATCAGTACGCCACGGATATTGGCGCCGGCGTGCATGTCGGCGTAGCCGTCGTTGACCTTCTCCAGGGGGTAGGTGCGGGTGACCATGGATTCGAGGTCCACCTGCCCGGCGCTGTACAACTCGAGGATCTTAGGGATGTCGGCACGGGGATTGCCCGAGCCGTAGAGGGTTCCGACAATCTGCTTCTCGGTCAGGGTGAGGTCCATCAGATTAGCCCGGATCTCCCGTTCCAGCATTGGGTGGATGTTGGTGACCACCAGCCGGCCACGCTTGGCCGTCATGGCCAGCGCCTGGCCGACCAGTTGGCCGTCACCGACTCCCATAGCACAGATGAACTTGTCTACGCCGCGGTTCCAGGTAGCTTCGGCAACAACGGCTTTCGCCTCGTTCCAGTCGGCCGCGGTATGAGTGGCTCCCATCTTGACCGCTTCGGCCCGTTTGTACTCCGAGGGGTCGATGACGGTGATGGTGCGGGCACCCGCGAGCCG
Coding sequences within it:
- a CDS encoding cupin domain-containing protein, translating into MRGGPSIKHLDDVPAEEMLRYEFADGRTASIWEKWIELSPRYFAFWNKWDPGAISSQHGHTGDHSNFILAGEIRCGDVVARAGTHIMLEWGDVFGPWEAGPQGCELYGFIAGEGQPFGGDTAAYEALLEARGARSVPLPMPKNLPPWIRAKLGASFTSSITNWVAST
- a CDS encoding SDR family oxidoreductase, translating into MISRRLAGKVALVTGAARGRGRSHALRLAREGADIMLVDLCDNIPSCDYPLATSEDLDRTACMIEKLDRRAAVYRCDVCDRTEMEIAVDTAVRQLGALDVVVASAAIAPTRAEAPIAAFIDTFDVDFLGVVNTFSAAMPRLSEGASLIASGPSSSAQGPLHDRPQGPGGAAYELAQSMVSQYVQMLAKQLAPLGIRVNTASGSENGYDSGYAGRLYRPVMLDVDRVGAASLSTMSWPVTTWADTDASAAVAFLAADESRAITGRHVTVDAGSSLN